The following DNA comes from Pseudomonadota bacterium.
CCGATGCCGGTGGCGATATAGACGTCGAAGCCGCCGATCCAGTTGATCAGGCCGTAGACTTCGGCGCGTACGGAACGGGCTTGGTGTTCGGCGGAAAAGAACACCTCGACGATAAACACGCCAAGCGCGGTCGACGCCAGGATGGTCACGACAGGTACCAGGACGGACTTCACCGTCGCGAGGAAGCGTCGTATCGGCTTGGGCGTGGACAGCATCTTAACGTTACCAGTCGGCGGAACCGCGCTCAGGAGAGCTTCCGCCATACATTAAGGTTCAACAGATAGGAGTCGGACGAAACGCCGACGCTGGCGAACCGGTTCTCGACCATCTTGACCGTCGGTTCGACGATCAGGCCGGCCTTGATCGCGTCGTCCATGGCGTCCTGGAGCTTCTTCGCGGCCAGCAACGCGGCATCGGCGAGCTCGCGGTCCGAACGGCGTCGCGTCACGGCGCCGTCAAAACTGACGACCTCGGCAGGTGTTGGCGTGGCTGCGGCGATGTGGCTCTGTGACATCCTAATCCTCTGACCTAATCCTGTGGGCCCGCGGCCATTCGTCCCGGGCCGTTTTCTTGATCTTGCGTGGTTACCGATATGGCACGGACCAAGCATGCTTGCCGCTCATGCTGGAAGCCATGTCGCGCATGACGTCAGGTGAGAAGGCATTCAGAATAAGGATTGGCCACTTCGTCATCTGAGCACTGCTCAAATCGTCGCAGGGCCCAGGAACCGGTCCTTAGAGCAAATCGGCACTGCGGAGCTCAGTAGCGCAGGGAAGCCGGGCGAAACGGGGAGTTTCGCCAGTTTCGGGCCGCGAGGCCGGTTCATTGCCGCCTATGAGCAGCGGCTTTTCACGTCACCATAACGATTGCTTATGGTTGGCTGTTACCGTCCCTCGGTGAGACCGTCGGCAAAGTGGCGGCCCAGTTCGCGGGCCTCGGCAATCATGGCCGCCGGCCGCTCACCGCCATCGGTAGAGTGGTGCAAATAGGCGAAACGCCCGTCCTCGATGCCGCAGTAGTTGAAGATGCCGGTGACGATCTGGGTTTCGATCGCCGTGTCGTAGCCGCGTTTGGCATAGGTTGGGTCGTCGGAGGCCGACAACCCGATGGCCAGCGCGCGCTTGTGAGGCAGAAACGCCGACCCATAGGCCCAATCCTTGTTCCAGACACGGTCGATCCAGCCCTTCAGCACCGCCGGCATCGACCACCACCAGATTGGAAACACCAGGATCACGGCGTCGTTGCGTTCCATGCGGGCCATCTCGTCCTGGACGGCCGCCGAATAGACCTTGTCCTCGCGTTCCCAGTCCGGCTCGTCGGGTTCCCTTAAGACCGGATCGAAGCCCTCGCCGTAGAGATCGGCGAGCTCGGCGTCGTGACCGGCATCGCCAAGACCGGCGACAACGGCATCAGCGACCTGACCCGTTAGCGAGTCCCGGCGTGGATGACAAAAAACGACCAGCACCTTCATGGAACGCCCCCATCGTGATCCGCATCCTGTTTACGGTGCCGGCGTCTCCCGCGCCATCACTTGTTGACATTACTTGACCATCGATCGGGTTCGCGGCACGTGCCATGATGTCCGTTCCATCGATTCTGCACGCGACACGACCATGGCGTCACGCACATTGACGGATAACGAGATCGACGCGTTCGAGCGCGACGGCGTGGTCCTGGTGCGCGAGGCCGCCGACATGTTGTGGATTGACCGTCTGAACGACGTCGTCAAAACGCAGCTCGCCGAACCCAGCCGCTGGGTCAATGACGCGAACCCCGGTGCCGAGCGCGACCGCTTCTTCACCGACCGCTATCTGTGGCGCGACAACGCGGCGATCAACGCCTTTGTCTTCGAAGGCGGCATGGGGGCCCTGGCCGCCCAGGCGACGCGCAGCGTGACCATGCGTTTCTACTTCGATCATCTACTGGTCAAGGAGCCGGGCACCGCGACGCCGACGCCATGGCACCAGGACATTCCCTATTGGCCGTTCATGGGTCACCAAATCTGTTCGGTCTGGCTGGCGCTGACCGATTGTGACGCGCGCTCGAGCGGGCTGGAGTTCATCCGCGGCTCCCATGCCGACCGCACCATCTTCAAGCCCGAGGTCTTCGGTGCGCGCGACAATCATCCCTCCGCATGGCAAGCCGATGGCGGTGGCAAACCGGTGCCCGACATTGAAGCCAACCGCGATGCCTATGACATCGTGAGCTACGACACCCACGCTGGCGATGCCCTGGTGTTTTCGGCCTGGACGCTGCACGGCGCGCCGGGCAACAGTTCGCCTGATCATCGCCGCGCGGCGATCTCCACCCGCTGGCTAGGCGACGACGCCGTCTGGTTTCCCCACGACGGTACCGATCCAACGGTCAGCGAAGACGATGTCAATCTGGAATCCGGCGATCCCGCCCATGACGACACGGTGTTCCCCGTCGTGTGGGCGAACTGAAAGCCGCCTATTCGGCAGCCGGCCTTAACGCCATTTCACGCAGCGACCGATCGATCCAGAAGCGGGTCAGCTTTTCGTGCACGCCGTTCTGGGCGAGCCGTTGGGCAAGGCCAGGGAAGTCGACGCAGTCCAGCATCTGATCCTGGTTGAAGCAGGAGAAGACGGGCGGCCGGCGTTCGCCGGTCAAGGGATCGACATGTGGCTGCAGGCACTGGGCGCAGACCTCTTTCATCATGCACTGCATCGGACTGTTGATACTGCCGATCGCCGTGTGCTCGGGCTTGAGCCAGGGCGAGAAGGCGCCAAAGCGCGCTGCTTTGACCGCGGCCATCATCTTGTCGGAGCCGATGGCGATGATACGGTCGACCTCGTCCAGGCCGATCGTCACCTCACCCAACTCGCCCGCCTGATAGGCGGTGACCGCATCGACGATGTTGCCGACAAAGCTGCGGTCCTGGGGCCGGCTCGGTTCGAAGCCCGGCTGTTCGTCGCACGCCCAGATAATGGTGTCGGCGGCCTGCTCGATCTCCGCGACCTTGTAGCGGTCCTCGACCTTCCGATAGCCGGCGACATAGAGCACGCGGCTGCCGGCCTCGCGCATCGCGCGGCCGATGGAAAACAGAACGGCGTTGCCCAGACCGCCGCCGAACAAAAGGACCGTTTCACCCGACGGGATCTCGGTCGGCGAGCCGGTCGGGCCCATGACGATGACCGGTTCGTCCTTGCGCAGATTGGCGACCAGGTCCGACGAGCCACCCATTTCCAGGACGATTAGCGACAACAGGCCGCGCTCGGGATCGGTCCACGCGCCGGTCATGGCGAGCGGCTCCATGGCGAGCAGGGTGTCGGCGGGCCTGCCGCTGAAGCTCTCGTAGTTCTGCAGGCGGTAGAATTGGCCGGGCTTGAAGTTCGCCGCCGCCTCGGGCGCGTGGACGACAACCTCGACAATGGTCGGCGTCAACCGCTCGACCCAGGCGACGGTCGCGACCAGACGTTGGGTCAGGTCATCGAAGAAGGCGGCTTCGCCAACATTTGCCGCCGCGTCCAGCTTCTCCAGCATGCGGGTGATGACGGGATAGGCGCGCTTGGCGCCGCCCATGGCCTTCACGACATTCCCGGCGAAGCTTGGATGCAGGTCGCCGTGAAAGCTGACCGAGCGGCCGTCCGGCGCGATGTGCATGAGGACGTCGGTCTCGGCCGGCTTGGCGACCTGTTCCGGCGCGACCGGCTCTGCCGCCTCGTCGAACGCCTGGAAGTACTTGCCGTCCAGCGAGACATGGGCGCTGTCTTCGCGCGCCAGAACCGTGTTCGGCTGGGTGCCGGCGGCGACCAGGATGGCGCGTGCCGGCAACGTCACCTCGTTGCCGTCCCCATCGGTCGTGACCAGGGCGCTGGCGTGACCGTACTCATCAATGTCGACACGCGTCGGCGTCAGGCCGGGCGCGAAGCTGATGCCTTCTTCCAGCGCCAGGGCGACCTCCTCGTGGTTCAGCCGGTAGCTCGGTGAGTCCGCGATGTCGCGGCGATAGGCGATGGTAACGCCGCCCCAGGACTGGACGAGCTCGCGTATTCGAGGTTCGCGGCCTTCCGCGGCGGCCTCCATGCGCTCGGTTCGTATGGCATAGGCATGAACCATGAATTCATCGGCGATGGCAGCTTCTTCCGCGCTCCATGTCGCGCGAAGGTGCGCTTCCCGGCCGTCGGCGGCGAGCGCCTCGTAGCGCGCCAGGAACTTCTCAACCTGCACGGGATAGTACGCCATCGACTCGGTCGCCGTGTCGACGGCGGTCAGGCCGCCACCGATGACGACGGCGGGCAGGCGAAGCTGCAGGTTGGCGATTGACGGCTGGCGCGCCGCGCCGGTCAGCTGCAGCGCCATCAGGAAGTCAGACGCCATGCGCACGCCGCGCGCCATGGCGTTCGGCATATCGATATAGGTCGGTTTGCCGGCGCCGGCGGCAAGCGCAATATGGTCGAAGCCGGCGGCGAATGCGCCATCGATGGTAAGCGTGCCGCCAAAACGAACGCCGCCAAACATGCGGAAGCTCTCGCGGCGCTCCAGCTGCAGGCGGATCAGCTTCAGGAAGTTCTTGTTCCAGCGCACGGTGATGCCGTATTCCGCGACGCCGCCAAATCCGGCCATCACCCGGTCGTCGAGGTCCTCGTAGAGCTGGTTAATACTGTGGATCGGCTGGAACGCGTGGCGGTTGCCGAGCAGATCGACACCGGAAATCTCCGGCTCCAACGGTTCGATCTTCAGGCCGTCGACGCAGACCACCGTGTGGCCGTCGTTCATCAGATGATGCGCCAGGTTGAAGCCGGCCGGCCCGACCCCGACGACCAGCACCTGTCGTCCGGTCTTTTCGCGTGGCACCGGCCGCTCGATGTTCAGCGGGTTCCAGCGCGACATCAGGCTGTAGATCTCGAATCCCCAGGGCAGCTCCAGAATGTCCTTCAGCGTGCGCGTCTCGATCTGCGGAATGTCGACCGGTTCCTGCTTCTGATAGATGCAGGCCTTCATGCAGTCGTTGCAGATGCGGTGGCCGGTCGCCGCGCATAGCGGGTTGTCGACCATGGCGACGGCAAGGGCGGCAAGCGACAGGCCGGAGGACTTTAGAAGGTTCATCTCCGAGACCTTCTCGTCCAGCGGACAGCCGGCCAGCGTCACGCCATGCGGGCTCTGCTTGAACGCGCCCTCCTTGTCTTTCAGTCCGGTCGAGCAGCTATCCTTGCCCTGGTTGTGGCACCAGATGCAGTAGTTGGCGTGATCAAGCGCTGCTTCCAGGTCCATGCCGTGATCGGTCAGCGCGAACCCTTCGCGGCGGCGCAGATCGTGCTCGGGCAGACGCAACATGGTGACGCCGCCGATCTCGACCGTCTCGACCGGCACCAGGTGGTCCGGGTTCAGCTTCTCCGGCAGATGAAACAGCGGGCTCTTGCGGTAACGGTGCCGGCCCTCGTCCGACAACGCCGCCCAGGCGGCGAAGCGGGCAGCGGCATCAAGCGCCTCGGCGTTTGCCTCTTCGTCGTCGAGCCAGGCCATCACGGCGCGGGCGAAGGAGAGCTCGGTCAGTATCTCGCCGATCAGTGCCTCGACGACGCGGCGCAGCTCAGCGCCATCGGCTGCGGCCAGTTCGTCGGGCTTGAACGCCTTGGCGGCACGGCGGCGCACGAAGATGCGCTTGCATTCGTAAATCGGGTTGAGCCGGTCGCGCTCGCCGCGCAGCGTCGCCAATTCGTCGCCGACGCCGAACAGCTCGGTTACGAAGTCTTCGACCGTCGGCCCGAGGTCGGTGAGCAGATCGGAATGGGTCTTGGAGTCGAGGCCAGTGGGCTCGCTGCGTGCGGCCATCAGGCGGTTGAACAACTCGGCGTCGTTTTCCTTCAGACGATCGACGAAGCAGCGGTCCAGGCGCACCAGACCCTCGCGGTCATAGAGGTCGTCGAAGGAAAACCCGAATGCCAGGGAAAGCTCGGTCATGGCCACCTTGGGGAACGGAACAGGTGCGCCGGACGTCGCGGGCACCGGCGCGTCGGCCTTATATATCATCCTGCCTGTTGGGCAACGTCTGGGACGGCCGCCTCCTTGATCACCGGCGTCGGCGATTCCATCAGGTGAATGCCGCACTCGGCCTTGGCGCGGCCAGCCCAGCGGCCGTCGCGGATAGCCTCGTCGCCGCTTACCGGACGGGTACACGGCGTGCAGCCGATCGACACATAGTGGCGCTCCAGCAGCGGGTGCTTGGGCAGGCCGTGGCGGGCGATGAACTGAAAGACATCGCGTTTGTCCCAATCGGCCAGCGGATTGATCTTGACCCAGCCGTCGGATGCCTCGACCGACGGTAGGCTTTGTCGGCCGCCGCCATGGAACCGTTTGCGACCGGTGACCCAGGCAGCAAAGGGCGTCAGCGCCTGGACCATCGGCGTTACCTTGCGCAGGAAACAGCAGGCGTCGGGATTGTCGCGCCACAGCGTGCCGCCAGGGTCGGTCGCGGCGATATCGACGATGTCGGGACCGGCGGAACGCACGCCGGTCAGACCCAGACGGTCGATCACGTCGTCACGATAGGTGAGTGTCTCCGGGAACAACTTACCGGTATCCAGAAAGATCACCGGGATGGCCGGGTCGATCTCGGCGGCAAGCGCCAGGAGCGCAACCGCCTCCGCGCCAAACGAGGACGCGACGGCAATCTCGCCGGCGAACGGGCCTTCAATGGCTGCTCGCAGCAGGTCGTGACCCGACAGATGACCGTGGTCCAGGGCGAACTCCGCGGCTCGCCGTTTTGCGCGGTCGCGGCGCTGCTGACGCCAGCCGCTCATCCGAGCCACCCCTGTTCGTCGATGTAGCGGTCGGTGCGCCGTTTGACCGCCGCCATGTCGGCGCCGTCGGCGCGCCAGCCGTCGCGCACCTCGGCCAGTTCGTCAAGGCGTCCGGCCCATTCCGGTCCGAACAGCCGCTCTACATAACGTCGAAGCGATCCGGCCAGACCGGGCGCGCGGCCGGCGGTCGAGATGGTAAGGGTCAGGTCGCCGCGCCGGACCAGGGCCGGCAGGTGGAAGTCGCAATAGGGTTTGCGGTCCTCGACATTGACCAGGACCTTCAGCGCCCGGCAGGCGTCAGCGATCGGCCCCGCGACGGCGTCGCTCAGACCGGCGACAAACACTACGTCGGCCTGGGCGAGGTCGCGGGTTTCCGGCAGACGCGCCACCAGACGTGCGCCGGCCACGGCCGACAGGGCATCGCCGGTCTTGTCGGAATAGACCGTGATATGGCGCGCGCCTGCGTTTTCGCAAAACTTGAGCTTGCGCGCCGCCGCCGCGCCACGCCCGACGATCGCGATCTTCAGGCGGGTGACGTCGAGCTGAACGGGTAGCATATCAAGCCCCTCCTGCACGGCGGACTTGTTCTAAAGACAAGCCAGATTTGGGTGTCTGGGGGCTGGTCAGGGACATCACCATGGTCGGTCTCCGCAGATCCGAGTTCCTGTTGGCCGGATCTTCTGCTTGCGGGTCGCCGACGGTGGCGCGGGCAAAAAAATGCCGCCCTCTCAAAGTGATGGGCGGTCTGCCCACCGCTTTAGCCGTATTTCTAGAGCGCCCGCAAGCTGATGATCAAATCGGCGCTGTGGGGGAGAATATGCGCGGCGATCGGCGGACGCGCAAACGAGAAATGCTAGGGCGATTGATAAGAATTTCTAGGGAATAAAGCCAATCGGCCTCCCCGCAACGGATGTGCGGGGAGGCCGAAAGGTTTCGAACGGGAAAGCGCTGGGCTTACTGCCAGCCGCTCACCGACTTTACTTCCAGGAAGTCCTCGAGGCCCCAAACGCCGCCTTCGCGGCCATTCCCGGACTGGCGGTAGCCGCCAAAGGGAGCACCGGGACCACGTGAATGGCCATTGATCTCGACCATGCCGCTGCGCAGCACGCGGGCTGCCCGGTGGGCCCTATCAAGGTCCTGGGTCTGAACATAG
Coding sequences within:
- a CDS encoding NAD(P)H oxidoreductase, translating into MKVLVVFCHPRRDSLTGQVADAVVAGLGDAGHDAELADLYGEGFDPVLREPDEPDWEREDKVYSAAVQDEMARMERNDAVILVFPIWWWSMPAVLKGWIDRVWNKDWAYGSAFLPHKRALAIGLSASDDPTYAKRGYDTAIETQIVTGIFNYCGIEDGRFAYLHHSTDGGERPAAMIAEARELGRHFADGLTEGR
- a CDS encoding phytanoyl-CoA dioxygenase family protein; its protein translation is MASRTLTDNEIDAFERDGVVLVREAADMLWIDRLNDVVKTQLAEPSRWVNDANPGAERDRFFTDRYLWRDNAAINAFVFEGGMGALAAQATRSVTMRFYFDHLLVKEPGTATPTPWHQDIPYWPFMGHQICSVWLALTDCDARSSGLEFIRGSHADRTIFKPEVFGARDNHPSAWQADGGGKPVPDIEANRDAYDIVSYDTHAGDALVFSAWTLHGAPGNSSPDHRRAAISTRWLGDDAVWFPHDGTDPTVSEDDVNLESGDPAHDDTVFPVVWAN
- a CDS encoding FAD-dependent oxidoreductase, producing the protein MTELSLAFGFSFDDLYDREGLVRLDRCFVDRLKENDAELFNRLMAARSEPTGLDSKTHSDLLTDLGPTVEDFVTELFGVGDELATLRGERDRLNPIYECKRIFVRRRAAKAFKPDELAAADGAELRRVVEALIGEILTELSFARAVMAWLDDEEANAEALDAAARFAAWAALSDEGRHRYRKSPLFHLPEKLNPDHLVPVETVEIGGVTMLRLPEHDLRRREGFALTDHGMDLEAALDHANYCIWCHNQGKDSCSTGLKDKEGAFKQSPHGVTLAGCPLDEKVSEMNLLKSSGLSLAALAVAMVDNPLCAATGHRICNDCMKACIYQKQEPVDIPQIETRTLKDILELPWGFEIYSLMSRWNPLNIERPVPREKTGRQVLVVGVGPAGFNLAHHLMNDGHTVVCVDGLKIEPLEPEISGVDLLGNRHAFQPIHSINQLYEDLDDRVMAGFGGVAEYGITVRWNKNFLKLIRLQLERRESFRMFGGVRFGGTLTIDGAFAAGFDHIALAAGAGKPTYIDMPNAMARGVRMASDFLMALQLTGAARQPSIANLQLRLPAVVIGGGLTAVDTATESMAYYPVQVEKFLARYEALAADGREAHLRATWSAEEAAIADEFMVHAYAIRTERMEAAAEGREPRIRELVQSWGGVTIAYRRDIADSPSYRLNHEEVALALEEGISFAPGLTPTRVDIDEYGHASALVTTDGDGNEVTLPARAILVAAGTQPNTVLAREDSAHVSLDGKYFQAFDEAAEPVAPEQVAKPAETDVLMHIAPDGRSVSFHGDLHPSFAGNVVKAMGGAKRAYPVITRMLEKLDAAANVGEAAFFDDLTQRLVATVAWVERLTPTIVEVVVHAPEAAANFKPGQFYRLQNYESFSGRPADTLLAMEPLAMTGAWTDPERGLLSLIVLEMGGSSDLVANLRKDEPVIVMGPTGSPTEIPSGETVLLFGGGLGNAVLFSIGRAMREAGSRVLYVAGYRKVEDRYKVAEIEQAADTIIWACDEQPGFEPSRPQDRSFVGNIVDAVTAYQAGELGEVTIGLDEVDRIIAIGSDKMMAAVKAARFGAFSPWLKPEHTAIGSINSPMQCMMKEVCAQCLQPHVDPLTGERRPPVFSCFNQDQMLDCVDFPGLAQRLAQNGVHEKLTRFWIDRSLREMALRPAAE
- a CDS encoding phosphoadenylyl-sulfate reductase, which encodes MSGWRQQRRDRAKRRAAEFALDHGHLSGHDLLRAAIEGPFAGEIAVASSFGAEAVALLALAAEIDPAIPVIFLDTGKLFPETLTYRDDVIDRLGLTGVRSAGPDIVDIAATDPGGTLWRDNPDACCFLRKVTPMVQALTPFAAWVTGRKRFHGGGRQSLPSVEASDGWVKINPLADWDKRDVFQFIARHGLPKHPLLERHYVSIGCTPCTRPVSGDEAIRDGRWAGRAKAECGIHLMESPTPVIKEAAVPDVAQQAG
- a CDS encoding bifunctional precorrin-2 dehydrogenase/sirohydrochlorin ferrochelatase, yielding MLPVQLDVTRLKIAIVGRGAAAARKLKFCENAGARHITVYSDKTGDALSAVAGARLVARLPETRDLAQADVVFVAGLSDAVAGPIADACRALKVLVNVEDRKPYCDFHLPALVRRGDLTLTISTAGRAPGLAGSLRRYVERLFGPEWAGRLDELAEVRDGWRADGADMAAVKRRTDRYIDEQGWLG